The Zalophus californianus isolate mZalCal1 chromosome 6, mZalCal1.pri.v2, whole genome shotgun sequence DNA window cccctcccctcccagacaGCATTCTGGAGGACAGAGTAGCTTCATGTTTACAGAACCTACTCAAAGCCCTTCTCTGTGGTTCCTTGCCCAAACAGTCTCATGTTTGCCTCTCAGAGCACCAGCAGTTTCATTCGATACAGGGTTACGCTAAATATTGCACTAAATATTCTTCATCCACACAGTCATCCCAAACTACCTTCCTGGGTGCGCCCCAGCTGCAGAGTGGCAGGCAAGCTCCCCACGGCTCACGGGGTCCCTGAGCAGCAGCACCTAAGCCATCAGGGCAAAACGCCCATCACTTCATGTGCAGCCTGCGGAGGGACGCAGAGTGGCCTCAGACCTCCCACTTTATGTGATCAGTGCCCTAAATTTGGATTTTGATCTTGGCCTCCCTTGCTGCTAAATCTGTATCCAGTTAATCTTACAGGGTTGTGCGGGAGGAGTCACGTTGCCGCGGCAACCCAACAGCTCCccgggcagaaggagagaagacaTGGAATTTCAGGACGGAGACCACCAAAGGATGCAGAAGCTcttattttctgcctttgtttcgcAGAAATGAATCTTGATATGCTAAAATAAACAgacctctcttctcttttttacaAGTTTCCAGccattgacaaaaataaaagcctGCTTCTACAAGCACTCTATTCACATGTCATTTCCTAACAGGATAGAAACTAAAACTCACACTTCATTCAGCAAGTCAGGAAGTCAGCTGATTTCCTTTAAAACTCCCTCTCTGCATGAAACGAGAAATTGTCCAGTCTGGATTTTATACCTAATATTACTTTTTGACCTACAGTTTACAATAAACTACCAGAGGGACACAAATAGAACAAAGGCATCCACAGGGATGCCTTGCCCTGCCCACACCGTAGCAGAGCCACTCACACTCAGCAGAGCCGACACCTTCCATCtccttgtctttgttttcctgcCCATATTCTCAGGGAGCATCTAAGGAATCGTAAACTAAAAGATGAATCACAGTCAAACAAACACACGAACACAAACCAGGTATTAAGACTGTGTATCAGGTATGCAGGTGTGAAATAATCTGAAATGGACCAACGACAGTTCTGCTAAGACTAGCCCAGGCTAGGATCCGCCAGGGAGCAGCCAGAGTGACTGACAGGCTTCCTCTTTGAAAAACTACTCTGGGTTAAACTTAGCACTGACATCTTAGGGCAGAGGTTGAAATGTTCTCtaaaggaaaccaaaaagaaGAACTCAAATCTGattctttttgctttctctccttttcacctCTTTTTCCAAGATAGTTTTCCTGAGCTCCGGCTAGGACAGAGTTAAGCAGCATTTGTCAAGGGTCAGGGAGTAGGGAGGTAAAAAGGTGGTGCGTTAGCTGGGTTATGATTAcataaattttctgaatttttaagggAACAGCAATTGCTTAGAATCACATAATAAGATTATAGAAATAAACAGACCAGAGAAGTAGGATGTGATCAGGGAGCGCTCTGGGAGCGGGAGTCAGAAGATTCAACTCCTTGGCTTGCCTCTACCACTTAACCAGCCACATAATCACAGACAAGTTATGTAAACTCTCTGAACCTTGGTACTTTCAACTatgaaatgggtataataataccTGCCCTGACCTCAattattgtgaagatcaaatgaagtCATAGACATTGGAGGTCTGAGATAAAATATTAAGTCCTGCTTGGTGAATgtattgctatttcttttttaacttttttaaaaaagattttatttatttatctgacacagagagaaactgcataagcagggggagcagcagagggaaagagagagaaacaggctccccgctgagctgcggggctcgatcccaggaccccagaatcacgacctgagctgaaggcagacgcttaaccaactgagccacccaggtgccccgtattgCTATTTCTATTAGACTCTAGATTTGTTAGATGCAGGGAATGGCTATTCTCTCGTTTTGTGTATCCTGCAGTCTCCAAGGACTTCCTTGTATCTGGTCGGAAAAACAAAtgcaattgaaaacaaaaatgtgctgggcgcctgggtggctcagttggttaagcgactgccttcagctcaggtcatgatcctggagtcccgggatcgagtcccgcatcgggctccttgctcagcagggagtctgcttctccctctgaccctcttccctctcgtgctctctgtctctcattctctctctctcaaataaataaataaaatcttaaaaaaaaaaaaagaaaaaaatgtgctaaCCAAATATGCATCTAGGTTTTTAGACCAATTTCCCCTAAAGTAGGTTTAAGGCAGCTCTGTTGGACTGGGAAAATCAAAGCGGCCGGCCATCAGCAAGCCATCAGTACTGCATTCACCATTCATGAGGTGCAGAACACCCGGAGGCAAAGCCGTCCTTCGTCCTAAATGGCAAAGAGGACTTTGGTCCTAAATGGCACCTCCATAATATCACTCACTGTTGTGCAAGAGATAAGAAGTTTTAGTTCATAAAATTCTAGCTGGTAGCATGCCATGTCAATTAGTTTCTTACTCTATGTTCATAGCATTAACACCAAATTAGAACTAATTACCCTCTCAATTGACAATTTAGAGGCcattaaaatatatctttcatTAGCATGAAAGAAATACAGTATACTGTAGGAAGCGAAATTCTGATGGAAAGCAGATAAACTCTAATATCTAACCGTTAGTGTGTTAATGACCCTGTATCAGGTGCTAAAATAGGGTGTTAATTAAAGTAGAGCTACTACCTTTCCTGACCTCCTGACACCTAGGGTCTAAAACGACAAGATAACTCGCACACACAACATGCTCATGCCCACCCCTCACAGAGGAGCTGCCATCCGGTCTGGCACACAGTCAATTCCAAACCTGGGTCAGGCTCGAGACACAGACTTTGCTACACATGCTTCAGAAACAACTAGAAGTTTTTAAGCTGAAGTCACAGAGATATCAAATTGGAGTAGGGTAATTGAGAGGTACAGCATCTGGAGGGATGAGGTAGGGAAGAAAGTGAGGAGAGCAAGGCAAGGGAGACCAGGAGTCACGAGCTGAACATGCCCTATGAACAAGGCTGCACACAGGAATTcagaacatttaatttaaaaaaaattattttattacaaagtTCTATTCCTTAGGTACTTCCTGAGTACTTGATATTTCAAACAGGCAAACCACTGTTTGGGGCCCTTTCTCTGAGAAGACCTCAAATAtgggaactaattttttttatagattttatttatttgacagagagagacacagcgagagggggtacacaagcagggggagtgggagagggagaagcaggccctccgccgagcagggagcccgatgtggggctcggtcccaggaccctgggatcatgacctgagccgaaggcagacgcttaacgactgagccacccaggcggccctatgggaactaaatttttaaagaggCCTGCGGGATTTAACCTCTCATTGTATAAACATCACCTGGGGATCAGGAGAATAACAGTGTATCAACAAACAAACCCCACCTGGGTTTACCAACAAATCAATACTTGGGGTTCTGGAAAGAAACTTACTGTTACTATCTTCACTGCTGAACTTGGGGGCAGCTAATTTCCAGAATGGTGATGTTTACGTTATGTTCCCTACAACCTCACACCTAGTGTAGAGAAGCCTAATGACAGTGTTGGGAGGCAGCAACCGTGGGAGTAATTACTCAGCAAGGCGGAGCGCTTGCAATCTGgatgcagcagcagcaggaaagCCCATTACTCCAATTGCTGAAATTATGCCTCACTCTAGTCAagtttacagaaatatttatagaattagCAAAACACTATCACTGGCAGTTTCTTTGGGTTGCCTAATCTCCTGAAagcctttgggggtgggggtgagggagagcgCCTAGGGAAGGAGGAACAAGGGAAGCCATCCACCAAAAAATAACtaagtgttaaaaagaaatgattggGCTGTTTGCTGTAGTAGCATAGCATTTAGAGAATGTATGGGAAACCAAACCCATGCCATAATTCATCCTAAAGAACAAACAGACTGCCTATTGCCGTCAAATCCAGATATGTGTTCCAAAGACTTCTATTAGCCTACAAAATCCTTACATTTGAAAAGCACTCTGGAAGGTGGTATTGATTTTCCTGATATATATGTTTTTACTCACTGTGTATCTTTGCTGTATCCTtcatgttttaataatttatggTCActttcccccaccaaaaaaaaaaaaaattcttttctcagGTTGCCctttatattacaaaataattgtGGTGTTCGTTAATTGAATTTGGTAATTGAGAATAACTGTATAGTCATATGAATAAAACTATTTGCTTTCTTGGCAATTCTGTCAGTTCTCAAAATCTATTAAAAGTCACAAATGACTCAGAGGGAAGACTGAATTTACTTTCTAGGTCTCAACTGTAGGCGTTTTACCAAACCTCAGTGAGCACATCATTTGGGCTCAGTTAAATTGGTTGTTTCTGAAATTTCCTGCTAGCATTGAAATAGATGTCAAAGCAGGTGGTCTCCAAAAGGTCTTAGATCAGTAATTCTTGGGCTCCCTGGCTCAGTGAGGGTTTGTATAATAAGAGTCAATGGAAGTGGCTCCAGAAAAGAAAGTCATTCCGTAATGTTTGATGTCTTTTTCCTCCCCACATTGCACACTGACATATAAGTTATCATGTGATTGGAGAAGACACGATAGAGATTAAATAGGAATAGATGAAATCAAACCAGTTCCTCCCGATACCACCCATTATACTGTCACCTCACACTAAGGTCTTATGAAAGTGGAAACACCCTTCTTATTTTCTCCCTGGTTGTTAAGTTAGAGAAGGGCCCTGGGCAGCCATCGTCTATTTCCTTCCAATGTTTCAGGGAGAGTAGAAAGAATAACATTCCAGGTCAAGAGATTCCAAAGGCAGGTATGCACTAATCACCAGGACCTCCCAGGTGGCTCTCCCCAACTACGTTCAGTATATTTCTACATTGATATTTGCCCTTACCTCAAATTCAGCAAGTCCAAATCAAGCTTATCCTCATTCCACccaaaacctgttttttttttacttgaaatatgtttaataataaaaggCCACcaacattctctttttatttttatttgcatttattctgcagaatttactcccgggccataagtttttgtttcttcagtttcttctgggctatctttttcttctgtgcaacctcctcttctggtttaggaacaatctgccctttttcagtaaggatcatctcaatgtggcagggagagctcatgtACGGGTTAATCCGACCATGAGCCCTGTACGTTCTACGCCGCATCTTGGGGGCTTTGTTCACCTGGATGTgctcaatgaccagagaatcaacatctaaacccttaagttcagcattactctctgcatttttaagcatgtgccgtaaaaattcagcactcttcTTGGGCCACCGACCTTGtgtccagccccactgtttggcCTGGTCACACCTACCAACTCCACCATTGTAGCGACGGAATGGCACACACTGCTTCTGTAAAGTGACGTCTTTCAGATACTTGGTGGCTTTTCGGATATGCATAcccttgatggcctgggcagtttcacgtgtgttcttaaagtgaacacgaagatttgaacctcttgatttgATTTACATGATTTcgtagggttttctgggtcaagtgAACAGCgaaccattttcagaggtcaCCTCAGGCCGCTTAGGGGGAAGAGCCCAAAACCTGTTTTTAACACCTATTCTAGACACCATCCAGTGACTTGAATGTACATACTCGGGGCTCTTGTTGCAATGCAGTCTCTGACCCAGTTGtgctgggtggggcctgagactctgcattcaTAACAGGCTCCCAGGTAACGCAACTGCTGCCCATCCACAGAACCCACTCTGAGAAGCAAAAATTCCAATACCCAGGCTACATGGCAGACCCAGGAGATCACAGTCCCAGGGGCTGGGACCAGGAATCAGTAATACTTTGGGCTCCAGATGCTCCCATGTGCAGCCAAAGTTGAGACCCTGCAAGGCCTAGATGCTTTTCCAGGGCCAGGAGCCTTTCCTCAGCCTGCATCACTACATTACACACAGAAGCAAATCCACAAAACCCTGTCTTGCAGAGGCCTGGGCTACTTCCATTTCTTGAAGTTCCTCAATGCCAAGGCAAACTGAGGCATTTCTTAAGTGTTTACATGTGTCAAGCCAAGGCCTTTAACACAAAGTACAACTTCATGGATATGCTCTTTTGAAGATAACATCGCAAGCATTCATGTGAGGCTCATCATAATCCTCCATCCTGCCTTCCTGGATAGTGCCCCCATTAGTTGCCTGGTTATTTGAGAAAACTGGTCTCTGAGAACTAGCTAATGAGAGTGCAAAAATGGAAGAGAGACATTATAACTATGGCTTTCTCAGTACATCAAAATTGATGTGACAAAATAAACCCTAAAtgattaatttctaatttaaacaaaaacaatataaccttcatatgaagaaaatgctttttcccCACCCTCATTTACAAGCCATATCCTAGTGTCACTGCCACAAAACTCTATCCATTCAATAAAATTCGTTTTTTAAGTCAATATCACAAAGTTTGCAGGTAGGtaacacatttttatacattaaaaaaaatcagtgaaatactTCCCTTCCTCCAAAGAAAAATTCTTCCATGAAATATTCATTACTTTATTCCTAAATTTCACATATTATCAGCAACACGAAGgaacccaaatgaataaaaatttttttttaaagattaattgcTTCTCCCCCAAAAAACTGTTCTCCCCTGCTTCGTCGGCATATCAAAAACCAGTCCAATTCTCACCTAACACTTTCAAaatcagattttcctttttttcctcttagacgATACATTACAAAGCATCGGTATCCTGTACATTTTAGGGGgtagatttgttttctttggggac harbors:
- the LOC113908956 gene encoding 60S ribosomal protein L17-like; the encoded protein is MHIRKATKYLKDVTLQKQCVPFRRYNGGVGRCDQAKQWGWTQGRWPKKSAEFLRHMLKNAESNAELKGLDVDSLVIEHIQVNKAPKMRRRTYRAHGRINPYMSSPCHIEMILTEKGQIVPKPEEEVAQKKKIAQKKLKKQKLMARE